In the Gossypium arboreum isolate Shixiya-1 chromosome 10, ASM2569848v2, whole genome shotgun sequence genome, one interval contains:
- the LOC108488298 gene encoding RING-H2 finger protein ATL73, producing the protein MADTMSLIIMYALVALWALIIVLIMILMVVLCFRMDSSNRDPEIGVSNYPIAEQGMQGPPLQKQLKEASRLIMVETAVQYKNEEGTESRCTECVRCLEEFKDGDSCRVLTNCNHLYHQLCIDEWLVKNSHRPLCRGSTM; encoded by the coding sequence ATGGCAGACACCATGAGTTTAATCATCATGTATGCATTGGTTGCATTATGGGCACTCATTATTGTACTGATTATGATACTTATGGTTGTCCTTTGTTTTCGCATGGATTCTTCCAACCGAGATCCCGAAATTGGGGTATCTAACTATCCGATAGCTGAACAGGGCATGCAAGGACCACCATTGCAGAAGCAGCTCAAAGAAGCTTCAAGGCTGATCATGGTCGAGACCGCTGTTCAGTACAAGAATGAAGAAGGAACTGAATCGCGTTGCACCGAGTGTGTCAGATGCTTAGAAGAGTTCAAAGATGGAGATTCTTGTAGGGTTCTTACAAACTGCAACCATCTGTATCATCAACTTTGCATAGATGAATGGCTGGTTAAGAACTCGCATCGCCCCCTTTGTCGTGGTTCGACCATGTAA
- the LOC108488296 gene encoding LOW QUALITY PROTEIN: uncharacterized protein LOC108488296 (The sequence of the model RefSeq protein was modified relative to this genomic sequence to represent the inferred CDS: substituted 1 base at 1 genomic stop codon): protein MNDSFFMEGACRATQVVDLFPTVSPEIVVREARLEDCWEVAETNCSSFFPEYSFPLDFVLRVDRMVGMLSGFSISPGYRRTCLVAVVGGSVGDTFLFGTEDFNIGCFDGKFSLNKGYVTGILTIDTVADFLPRKGPLRRRRTGIAYISNVAVRERFHRKGIAKRLIAKAEAQAKSXGFRAVALHCDLNNPGATKLYKDQGFRCIKVPEGANWPQPKTAPDVKFNFMMKLLNTPTTIA, encoded by the exons ATGAATGATTCCTTTTTTATGGAAG GAGCATGTAGAGCTACTCAAGTTGTCGATCTCTTTCCGACTGTGTCTCCCGAGATTGTTGTTCGGGAGGCACGGTTAGAGGATTGTTGGGAAGTAGCTGAGACTAACTGCAGCTCGTTCTTCCCCGAATATTCCTTCCCTTTGGATTTCGTGCTACGAGTTGATAGAATGGTGGGGATGCTATCTGGATTCTCTATTTCTCCTGGTTACCGGAGAACTTGTTTGGTAGCTGTCGTTGGTGGTTCAGTTGGTGATACGTTTTTATTTGGAACTGAAGATTTCAACATCGGATGTTTCGATGGAAAATTCAGTCTTAATAAAGGGTATGTGACTGGTATATTAACTATCGATACCGTTGCTGATTTTCTTCCTAGAAAAGGACCACTTCGACGGAGAAG GACTGGAATTGCATACATATCAAATGTTGCGGTTCGGGAGAGATTCCATCGTAAGGGAATAGCTAAAAGGCTCATAGCCAAGGCTGAAGCTCAAGCAAAGAGCTAGGGCTTCCGTGCCGTTGCATTGCACTGCGATTTGAACAACCCCGGTGCAACAAAACTGTACAAAGACCAGGGTTTCAGATGCATTAAGGTGCCGGAAGGAGCAAACTGGCCCCAGCCGAAGACCGCACCCGATGTGAAGTTCAACTTCATGATGAAGCTTCTAAACACCCCTACTACCATTGCATAA
- the LOC108488295 gene encoding RING-H2 finger protein ATL73-like: protein MADTMSFIIMHALLALWALIVALIMILMAILCLRKDSSNRDHEIGVTIYPIAEQGMQGPPLQKHEEASRPILVGTVVQYKNEEGTKSRCTECVICLEEFKDGDSCRVLTNCNHLYHQLCIDEWLVKNSHCPLCRGSTM from the coding sequence ATGGCAGACACCATGAGTTTCATCATCATGCATGCATTGCTTGCATTATGGGCACTTATTGTTGCACTGATTATGATACTTATGGCTATCCTTTGTCTTCGCAAGGATTCTTCCAACCGAGATCATGAAATTGGGGTAACCATATATCCGATAGCTGAACAGGGCATGCAAGGACCGCCATTGCAGAAGCACGAAGAAGCTTCAAGGCCGATCCTGGTCGGGACCGTTGTTCAGTACAAGAATGAAGAAGGAACTAAATCGCGTTGCACCGAGTGTGTCATATGCTTAGAAGAGTTCAAAGATGGAGACTCTTGTAGGGTTCTTACAAACTGCAACCATCTGTATCATCAACTTTGCATAGATGAATGGCTGGTTAAGAACTCGCATTGCCCCCTTTGTCGTGGTTCGACCATGTGA
- the LOC108487504 gene encoding uncharacterized protein LOC108487504 isoform X2 → MRSLTLGTSLTLSPSSSTPTPSSKSPLSLLIKQPPPFFPPSPRVSNESSIPRFGACRATQVVDLFPTVSPEIVVREARLEDCWEVAETHCSSFFPEYSFPLDFVLRVDRLVGMLSGFSIPPGCRRTCLVAVIGGSVGDTFLFGTEDFKIGGFDGKFSLNKGTGIAYISNVAVRERFRRKGIAKRLIAKAEAQAKSWGCRAVALHCDLNNPGATKLYKDQGFRCINVPEGANWPQPKTAPNVKFNFMMKLLNTPTTTA, encoded by the exons ATGCGGAGCTTAACATTGGGTACTTCACTTACACTGTCTCCATCATCATCAACCCCAACACCTTCCTCAAAATCTCCTCTTTCCCTTTTAATCAAACAGCCTCCACCCTTTTTCCCTCCTTCTCCCAGGGTTTCTAATGAATCATCAATCCCCAGATTTG GAGCATGTAGAGCTACTCAAGTTGTCGATCTCTTTCCGACTGTGTCTCCCGAGATTGTTGTTCGGGAGGCACGGTTAGAGGATTGTTGGGAAGTAGCTGAGACTCACTGCAGCTCGTTCTTCCCCGAATATTCCTTCCCTTTGGATTTCGTGCTACGAGTTGATAGACTGGTGGGGATGTTGTCTGGATTTTCTATTCCTCCTGGTTGCCGGAGAACTTGTTTGGTTGCTGTCATTGGTGGTTCAGTTGGTGATACGTTTTTATTTGGAACTGAAGATTTCAAAATCGGAGGTTTCGACGGAAAATTCAGTCTTAATAAAGG GACTGGAATTGCATACATATCAAATGTTGCGGTCCGGGAGAGATTCCGTCGTAAGGGAATAGCTAAAAGGCTCATAGCCAAGGCTGAAGCTCAAGCGAAGAGCTGGGGCTGCCGTGCCGTTGCATTGCACTGCGATTTGAACAACCCTGGTGCAACAAAACTGTACAAAGACCAGGGTTTCAGATGCATTAACGTGCCCGAAGGAGCAAACTGGCCTCAGCCGAAGACCGCACCCAATGTGAAGTTCAACTTCATGATGAAGCTTCTAAACACCCCTACTACCACTGCATAA
- the LOC108487504 gene encoding uncharacterized protein LOC108487504 isoform X1: protein MRSLTLGTSLTLSPSSSTPTPSSKSPLSLLIKQPPPFFPPSPRVSNESSIPRFGACRATQVVDLFPTVSPEIVVREARLEDCWEVAETHCSSFFPEYSFPLDFVLRVDRLVGMLSGFSIPPGCRRTCLVAVIGGSVGDTFLFGTEDFKIGGFDGKFSLNKGYVTGILTIDTVADFLPRKGPLRQRRTGIAYISNVAVRERFRRKGIAKRLIAKAEAQAKSWGCRAVALHCDLNNPGATKLYKDQGFRCINVPEGANWPQPKTAPNVKFNFMMKLLNTPTTTA, encoded by the exons ATGCGGAGCTTAACATTGGGTACTTCACTTACACTGTCTCCATCATCATCAACCCCAACACCTTCCTCAAAATCTCCTCTTTCCCTTTTAATCAAACAGCCTCCACCCTTTTTCCCTCCTTCTCCCAGGGTTTCTAATGAATCATCAATCCCCAGATTTG GAGCATGTAGAGCTACTCAAGTTGTCGATCTCTTTCCGACTGTGTCTCCCGAGATTGTTGTTCGGGAGGCACGGTTAGAGGATTGTTGGGAAGTAGCTGAGACTCACTGCAGCTCGTTCTTCCCCGAATATTCCTTCCCTTTGGATTTCGTGCTACGAGTTGATAGACTGGTGGGGATGTTGTCTGGATTTTCTATTCCTCCTGGTTGCCGGAGAACTTGTTTGGTTGCTGTCATTGGTGGTTCAGTTGGTGATACGTTTTTATTTGGAACTGAAGATTTCAAAATCGGAGGTTTCGACGGAAAATTCAGTCTTAATAAAGGGTATGTGACTGGTATATTAACTATCGATACCGTTGCTGATTTTCTTCCTAGAAAAGGACCACTTCGACAGAGAAG GACTGGAATTGCATACATATCAAATGTTGCGGTCCGGGAGAGATTCCGTCGTAAGGGAATAGCTAAAAGGCTCATAGCCAAGGCTGAAGCTCAAGCGAAGAGCTGGGGCTGCCGTGCCGTTGCATTGCACTGCGATTTGAACAACCCTGGTGCAACAAAACTGTACAAAGACCAGGGTTTCAGATGCATTAACGTGCCCGAAGGAGCAAACTGGCCTCAGCCGAAGACCGCACCCAATGTGAAGTTCAACTTCATGATGAAGCTTCTAAACACCCCTACTACCACTGCATAA